CGCAATGGCCATCAGGTTAAGCGAGAAAGGTTGCGCTGTAGTGGCGGTATCAAGTCGCAGCCAGACCTCCGCTGAGAAACTGGCGCAGTCAGTCAAAGGGTGCCGTGCCGTCAGTAGCGCCCAGGCTGTGGCTGATGCCGCCGAGCTTGTCTTTATCACCACTCCGGACGGGGCTATCGGCCAGGTCACCTCAGAGGTAAGATGGCATCCCGGACAGAG
The sequence above is drawn from the Dehalococcoidales bacterium genome and encodes:
- a CDS encoding NAD(P)-binding domain-containing protein, with translation MLKLGFIGAGTVGTAMAIRLSEKGCAVVAVSSRSQTSAEKLAQSVKGCRAVSSAQAVADAAELVFITTPDGAIGQVTSEVRWHPGQ